The proteins below are encoded in one region of Ursus arctos isolate Adak ecotype North America unplaced genomic scaffold, UrsArc2.0 scaffold_24, whole genome shotgun sequence:
- the SOX9 gene encoding transcription factor SOX-9: MNLLDPFMKMTDEQEKGLSGAPSPTMSEDSAGSPCPSGSGSDTENTRPQENTFPKGEPDLKKESEEDKFPVCIREAVSQVLKGYDWTLVPMPVRVNGSSKNKPHVKRPMNAFMVWAQAARRKLADQYPHLHNAELSKTLGKLWRLLNESEKRPFVEEAERLRVQHKKDHPDYKYQPRRRKSVKNGQAEAEEATEQTHISPNAIFKALQADSPHSSSGMSEVHSPGEHSGQSQGPPTPPTTPKTDVQPGKADLKREGRPLPEGGRQPPIDFRDVDIGELSSDVISNIETFDVNEFDQYLPPNGHPGVPATHGQVTYTGSYGISSTAATPAGAGHVWMSKQQAPPPPPQQPPQAPQAPQAPPQPQQAPPQPQPAPPQPQPAHTLTTLSSEPGQSQRTHIKTEQLSPSHYSEQQQHSPQQIAYSPFNLPHYSPSYPPITRSQYDYTDHQNSGSYYSHAAGQGSGLYSTFTYMNPAQRPMYTPIADTSGVPSIPQTHSPQHWEQPVYTQLTRP; the protein is encoded by the exons ATGAATCTCCTGGACCCCTTCATGAAGATGACCGACGAGCAGGAGAAGGGCCTGTCCggcgcccccagccccaccatgtCCGAGGACTCGGCGGGCTCGCCCTGCCCTTCGGGCTCCGGCTCGGACACCGAGAACACGCGGCCCCAGGAGAACACGTTCCCCAAGGGCGAGCCGGACCTGAAGAAGGAGAGCGAGGAGGACAAGTTCCCCGTGTGCATCCGCGAGGCGGTCAGCCAGGTGCTCAAGGGCTACGACTGGACGCTGGTACCCATGCCGGTGCGCGTCAACGGCTCGAGCAAGAACAAGCCGCACGTCAAGAGGCCCATGAACGCCTTCATGGTGTGGGCGCAGGCGGCGCGCAGGAAGCTCGCCGACCAGTACCCGCACCTGCACAACGCCGAACTCAGCAAGACGCTGGGCAAGCTCTGGAG actgCTGAACGAGAGCGAGAAGCGGCCCTTCGTGGAGGAGGCGGAGCGGCTGCGCGTGCAGCACAAGAAGGACCACCCGGATTACAAGTACCAGCCGCGGCGGAGGAAGTCGGTGAAGAACGGCCAGGCGGAGGCCGAGGAGGCCACGGAGCAGACGCACATCTCCCCCAACGCCATCTTCAAGGCGTTGCAGGCCGACTCGCCGCACTCCTCCTCCGGCATGAGCGAGGTGCACTCCCCCGGGGAGCACTCTG GGCAATCCCAGGGCCCACCGACGCCACCCACCACCCCGAAAACCGACGTGCAGCCGGGCAAGGCTGACCTGAAGCGCGAGGGGCGCCCCCTGCCAGAGGGGGGCCGACAGCCCCCCATCGACTTCCGCGACGTGGACATCGGCGAGCTGAGCAGCGACGTCATCTCCAACATCGAGACCTTCGACGTCAACGAATTCGACCAGTACCTGCCGCCCAACGGCCACCCGGGGGTGCCGGCCACGCACGGCCAGGTCACCTACACGGGCAGCTACGGCATCAGCAGCACGGCGGCGACCCCGGCGGGCGCGGGCCACGTGTGGATGTCCAAGCAGcaggcgccgccgccgcccccgcagCAGCCCCCGCAGGCCCCACAGGCCCCGCAGGCGCCCCCGCAGCCGCAGCAGGCGCCCCCGCAGCCACAGCCGGCGCCCCCGCAGCCGCAGCCGGCGCACACGCTGACCACGCTGAGCAGCGAGCCGGGCCAGTCCCAGCGAACGCACATCAAGACGGAGCAGCTGAGCCCCAGCCACTACAGCGAGCAGCAGCAGCACTCGCCGCAGCAGATCGCCTACAGCCCGTTCAACCTCCCGCACTACAGCCCCTCCTACCCGCCCATCACCCGCTCGCAGTACGACTACACGGACCACCAGAACTCCGGCTCCTACTACAGCCACGCGGCGGGCCAGGGCTCCGGCCTCTACTCCACGTTCACCTACATGAACCCCGCGCAGCGGCCCATGTACACCCCCATCGCCGACACCTCCGGGGTCCCTTCCATCCCGCAGACCCATAGCCCCCAGCACTGGGAACAGCCGGTCTACACGCAGCTCACCAGACCTTGA